In Massilia violaceinigra, one DNA window encodes the following:
- a CDS encoding ABC transporter ATP-binding protein, translating to MRDIPDSSNRYVSDHAKAPAAIEVIGLSKRVADASGELTILHSVDFTVQPAETLAIVGASGSGKSTLLGLLAGLDTPSSGKVILAGDDIFALDEDGRASLRKAKLGFVFQSFQLLAHLNALENVMLPMELRGESDAKEKAAAMLGRVGLSSRLKHYPKFLSGGEQQRVALARAFVTEPPLLFADEPTGSLDAATGEAVIQLMFELNRERGSTLVLVTHDPSIAARCGRTITIAGGRLV from the coding sequence ATGCGTGACATTCCTGACTCTTCCAATCGTTACGTAAGTGACCATGCAAAGGCGCCGGCGGCGATCGAGGTGATCGGCCTGTCGAAACGGGTGGCCGACGCCAGCGGCGAGCTCACCATTTTGCACAGTGTGGATTTTACAGTGCAACCGGCCGAGACGCTCGCGATCGTGGGCGCGTCCGGTTCGGGCAAGTCGACCTTGCTTGGGCTGCTTGCCGGCCTGGACACGCCATCGTCCGGCAAGGTGATCCTCGCCGGCGACGATATCTTCGCGCTCGATGAAGATGGCCGCGCCAGCCTGCGCAAGGCCAAGCTGGGCTTCGTATTCCAGTCGTTCCAATTGCTGGCGCATTTGAATGCGTTGGAAAACGTGATGCTGCCGATGGAACTGCGCGGCGAAAGCGATGCGAAGGAAAAGGCGGCGGCGATGCTGGGACGGGTAGGGCTGTCGAGCCGCCTGAAGCATTATCCCAAGTTCCTGTCGGGCGGCGAGCAGCAGCGCGTGGCCCTGGCGCGCGCGTTCGTCACCGAGCCGCCGCTGCTGTTCGCCGACGAGCCGACCGGCAGCCTCGATGCGGCCACGGGCGAGGCGGTGATTCAGCTGATGTTCGAGTTGAACCGGGAGCGCGGGTCAACCCTGGTGCTGGTCACGCACGATCCGTCGATTGCGGCGCGTTGCGGACGGACCATTACGATTGCGGGGGGACGGTTGGTCTAG